A stretch of DNA from Chitinophagaceae bacterium:
ATCTTTACATATCCATATAATTCCCTGATCTTTATTTCTTCAAATACAAACAGCAAGATATTGTAAAAAATTTCAGTGCTAAAAAATTTCAAATGAAATGAAGGTCCAATGTATAATCCTAACTCTGCAGTTTTTTTCTTAATGTTTACAAGTGAAAACACCGCTACCGGAGTGCCACTTCTTTGCACCAGAAAATATTTTTTATAATTACCGGATCTTAGTGATTCAATAAAATTTATATGATCATCCAGACTGTTTTCTTTCGTAGTATAACTCCATTTCCTTATATCCGGATTATTTCGCCACCTCCATACTAAGCTTACTTCTTCTGAATCCATATCAACAAAATTCTTAAACTTATACATTTTCTAAATAGATTTTTATTCTTTAAACAGTGAGAGTTTTGCTTCTCAAAAATGAGTTTTGAATAATGCAAGATACCATTTTCCTCTTTCAATAATTTCATTCCTGTATATTCAGCAATTTTTATTGAAGCAATATTTCCGATTTTAATCTCTGCTCTGACTTTTGCTTGTAATTTATCAGCAAGTAATTTGACCATTATTTTCCCAATTCCCTTACCACGAAAATCTGGTGATACTGTCCAGAATAATTCATATTCAGAATTTTGCTTGTCAAATTCCGCTCTAACAGTACCAACCGGAATTTCATTTTCAATTGCAATAAATAATTTACAGTTTTCATTTGCTAATTTAGAATGGAGCCATTCTTTATGATTCTCCTCTTTAACTAATTCCATATGATGAGAATTTTTTCTGGTATCTATGTCATTCCTCCAATCAAGAAGAATTTCCCAATCCTCAAATGATACTTTGCGTAATATCATATTACTTTATATGTTTGTTTAATCT
This window harbors:
- a CDS encoding N-acetyltransferase, producing MILRKVSFEDWEILLDWRNDIDTRKNSHHMELVKEENHKEWLHSKLANENCKLFIAIENEIPVGTVRAEFDKQNSEYELFWTVSPDFRGKGIGKIMVKLLADKLQAKVRAEIKIGNIASIKIAEYTGMKLLKEENGILHYSKLIFEKQNSHCLKNKNLFRKCISLRILLIWIQKK
- a CDS encoding GNAT family N-acetyltransferase — protein: MDSEEVSLVWRWRNNPDIRKWSYTTKENSLDDHINFIESLRSGNYKKYFLVQRSGTPVAVFSLVNIKKKTAELGLYIGPSFHLKFFSTEIFYNILLFVFEEIKIRELYGYVK